In Gemmatimonadetes bacterium SCN 70-22, the following are encoded in one genomic region:
- a CDS encoding AraC family transcriptional regulator, which translates to MRVSVLALDDVFDLGLSGVLDVFQTANELIQLAGLSVAPFEVTTVGVRRSVRTSHGLRVPVEAIGRRRPDCVVVPAIGYKMPEPLEVALGRGDIADAAGALRQWARRGSRMTAACIGTFVMAESGLLDGERATTTWWLAPLFRRRYPDVLLDESRMLVTSGRFVTAGAALSHVDLALALVRGASPQLAALTARYLIIDTRASQTAYALADHLAHDDPVVQRFEAWGRSRLAKGFSLDDAARAVGASKRTLARHMQRVLGKTPLAYFQALRVERAVHLLRTGDASVDEVAARVGYADGATLRALLRRQLRLGVREIRQKAE; encoded by the coding sequence ATGCGCGTGAGCGTCCTCGCCCTCGATGACGTGTTCGACCTCGGGTTGTCCGGGGTGCTCGACGTCTTCCAGACCGCGAACGAGCTCATCCAGCTCGCGGGGCTGTCGGTCGCACCGTTCGAGGTCACCACGGTCGGCGTGCGCCGGTCGGTGCGGACGTCGCACGGGCTGCGTGTCCCCGTGGAGGCGATCGGCCGGCGGCGGCCGGACTGCGTGGTGGTCCCGGCCATCGGCTACAAGATGCCCGAGCCGCTGGAGGTGGCGCTGGGGCGCGGCGACATCGCGGATGCGGCGGGGGCGCTGCGCCAGTGGGCGCGCCGCGGGAGCCGGATGACGGCCGCCTGCATCGGGACGTTTGTCATGGCCGAGTCGGGGTTGCTGGATGGGGAGCGGGCGACGACGACGTGGTGGCTGGCGCCGCTCTTCCGCCGGCGCTATCCGGACGTCCTCCTCGATGAGTCGCGGATGCTCGTGACGTCTGGGCGATTCGTGACCGCCGGCGCCGCGCTGAGTCACGTGGACCTCGCGCTCGCCCTGGTGCGCGGCGCGAGCCCGCAGCTGGCGGCGCTCACCGCGCGGTACCTCATCATCGACACGAGGGCGTCGCAAACGGCCTATGCCCTCGCCGATCACCTGGCGCACGACGACCCGGTCGTGCAACGCTTCGAGGCGTGGGGGCGCTCGCGGCTGGCGAAGGGGTTCTCGCTCGACGACGCGGCGCGGGCGGTGGGCGCGAGCAAGCGCACGCTCGCGCGCCACATGCAGCGCGTGCTGGGCAAGACCCCGCTCGCCTACTTCCAGGCGCTCCGCGTGGAGCGCGCGGTGCACCTGCTGCGGACCGGCGACGCGAGCGTGGACGAGGTGGCCGCCCGGGTGGGCTATGCCGATGGTGCCACGCTGCGCGCGCTCTTGCGGCGACAGCTCCGCCTCGGGGTGCGGGAGATCAGGCAGAAGGCGGAGTAG
- a CDS encoding cysteine synthase, producing MPAPTRSPRSDILQCIGNTSLVALRHIVPASGARILLKLESENPTGSMKDRMALAMVEAAERDGRLARDGFVVEYTGGSTGVSLSLVCAAKGYPLHIVSSDAFAQEKLDYMRILGATLHVVPSDSGRMTEKLTRDMIEGARVIAERPGSFWTDQLNNADQLAAYHRMADEFWNQTDGKVDAFVQSVGTAASLRGTAEGLRHHDPRIRIVAVEPAESPVLSGGKTGAHKIDGVGAGFVVPLWRREIVDQIELVSTEEAVTMAMRLAREEGLFAGTSTGANVIAALRVAEQLGAGATVVSVMCDTGMKYLKGYGARLGNS from the coding sequence ATGCCCGCCCCCACCCGCTCCCCCCGGTCCGACATCCTGCAGTGCATCGGGAACACCTCCCTCGTCGCCCTGCGCCACATCGTCCCGGCCAGTGGCGCGCGCATCCTCCTCAAGCTGGAGAGCGAGAATCCGACCGGGAGCATGAAGGACCGCATGGCGCTCGCCATGGTCGAGGCGGCCGAGCGGGATGGACGGCTCGCCAGGGACGGCTTCGTGGTCGAGTACACGGGAGGGAGCACGGGAGTGTCGCTCTCGCTCGTCTGCGCCGCCAAGGGATACCCGCTCCACATCGTCTCGTCCGATGCCTTCGCACAGGAGAAGCTCGATTACATGCGGATCCTCGGCGCCACGCTGCACGTCGTTCCCAGCGACAGCGGACGGATGACCGAGAAGCTCACCCGGGACATGATCGAGGGCGCGCGGGTCATCGCCGAGCGGCCGGGGAGCTTCTGGACCGACCAGCTCAACAACGCCGACCAGCTGGCGGCCTACCACAGGATGGCCGACGAGTTCTGGAACCAGACGGACGGGAAGGTCGATGCCTTCGTGCAGAGCGTCGGGACGGCGGCATCGCTCCGCGGCACGGCGGAGGGGCTGCGCCACCACGATCCCCGGATCCGCATCGTCGCCGTCGAGCCGGCGGAATCCCCGGTCCTCTCCGGAGGGAAGACCGGCGCCCACAAGATCGACGGCGTCGGCGCTGGCTTCGTCGTGCCGCTGTGGCGGCGCGAGATCGTCGACCAGATCGAGCTCGTCTCCACCGAGGAGGCCGTCACGATGGCGATGCGCCTGGCGAGGGAGGAGGGGCTCTTCGCCGGGACCTCGACCGGTGCCAACGTGATTGCCGCCCTGCGCGTCGCCGAGCAGCTCGGGGCGGGGGCGACGGTGGTGTCGGTCATGTGCGACACCGGGATGAAGTACCTGAAGGGGTACGGGGCGCGACTGGGGAACTCCTAG
- a CDS encoding cation-transporting ATPase, with protein sequence MGELSGLTSNEAAARRERYGPNALPAPRHRLLRLVWRQFQGIFNLLLLAAAAVTFALGEPVDAAFILLFVLLGTSLNVFQDYKANAAADALKSYLVRTTTVVRDGREHEIATGDVVPGDLLKLETGDIVPADAVLRQASQLLVDETTFTGESLAVPKAVLVGPAADAGDEHRLLQGVVIGRGNALAEVVAIGTATRLAALASTATGVQARSELTLGLERISGFILRTTLLTLLFVVLANVLIEGEGADVPGLLVFAIALAVSVIPEALPLVLTFSLSRGALTFARRQVIVKRLSSVHDLGSVTLICTDKTGTITENRLVYVDDYRVDGAPLHPLVLARLAAHHLDQRSPEPFDRATDEALSPAQRDEVAGFTVVEEEAFDPALRSNGVVVRRRDGRQLHIRRGSPEYFFSHGWADRGAVQGWLAGQERQGRRVLGVSHDDGSGMRFGGFVSFVDRLKSTTIETVADAKRLNVAITIITGDSAVVAEAVGREAGLVAAADEVVEAAAFLALPAPALQERIGKVRVFARTTPEQKLALIQLLRQQYTVGYLGEGINDAPALKAAHVSMVVQSAADVARETADIVLLQSDLRVIVDGIRLGRETFANTLKYIRATLVSNFGNFYAVAIGSLFISFLPMLPKQLLLLNLFSDFPMMAIAFDRVSSREVASPQRYDFRSLYVTFITLGLVSTAFDFIYFALFYRVSPQALQTNWFIGSVLTELLLVFSIRSFLPITRAGWPAPILLFLSGVAFVLTLALPLIPWSAAFFEFQRPATGDLAIVIGLALAYLGVTELVKRPLARYLGTAWPVVDAPDE encoded by the coding sequence ATGGGTGAGCTGAGCGGTCTCACGTCGAACGAAGCGGCGGCGCGGCGTGAGCGCTACGGTCCCAACGCCCTCCCCGCGCCGCGCCACCGACTGCTGCGCCTCGTCTGGCGCCAGTTCCAGGGGATCTTCAACCTCCTGCTCCTCGCCGCCGCGGCCGTGACCTTCGCCCTGGGCGAGCCGGTCGACGCGGCGTTCATCCTCCTGTTCGTCCTGCTTGGCACGTCGCTCAACGTCTTCCAGGACTACAAGGCGAATGCAGCGGCGGACGCGCTCAAGTCGTACCTGGTGCGCACCACCACCGTCGTGCGCGACGGGCGGGAGCACGAGATCGCGACGGGCGACGTCGTCCCCGGCGACCTCCTCAAGCTCGAGACGGGCGACATCGTCCCGGCCGATGCCGTGCTGCGGCAGGCGAGCCAGCTGCTCGTCGACGAGACGACCTTCACGGGCGAGAGCCTCGCGGTGCCCAAGGCGGTGCTCGTGGGCCCGGCGGCCGACGCCGGCGACGAGCACCGCCTGCTGCAAGGCGTCGTCATCGGCCGAGGCAACGCCCTGGCGGAAGTGGTCGCCATCGGGACGGCGACGCGCCTCGCGGCGCTGGCGTCGACCGCCACCGGAGTGCAGGCCCGGAGCGAACTGACGCTGGGGCTGGAGCGCATCAGCGGCTTCATCCTGCGGACGACGCTCCTGACGCTGCTGTTCGTGGTCCTGGCCAACGTCCTGATCGAGGGGGAGGGGGCCGACGTCCCGGGGCTCCTCGTCTTCGCGATCGCGCTCGCCGTCTCGGTGATCCCGGAGGCGCTGCCGCTGGTCCTGACCTTCTCCCTCTCGCGCGGGGCGCTCACCTTCGCGCGGCGACAGGTGATCGTGAAGCGCCTCTCCTCGGTGCACGACCTGGGGTCGGTGACGCTGATCTGCACCGACAAGACCGGGACCATCACGGAGAATCGCCTCGTATACGTGGACGACTACCGGGTGGACGGGGCGCCGTTGCACCCGCTGGTCCTCGCGCGCCTCGCGGCACACCACCTGGACCAGCGCTCCCCCGAGCCCTTCGACCGCGCGACCGACGAGGCGCTTTCGCCGGCGCAGCGGGACGAGGTCGCGGGTTTCACCGTGGTCGAGGAAGAGGCGTTCGATCCCGCGCTGCGCAGCAATGGGGTCGTCGTCCGCCGGCGCGATGGCCGCCAGCTGCACATCCGCCGCGGGAGCCCGGAGTACTTCTTCTCGCACGGCTGGGCCGATCGCGGGGCGGTACAGGGGTGGCTCGCCGGCCAGGAGCGCCAGGGGAGGCGCGTCCTCGGGGTGAGTCACGACGATGGGAGCGGGATGCGCTTCGGCGGCTTCGTGTCGTTCGTCGACCGGCTCAAGTCCACGACCATCGAGACCGTGGCGGATGCGAAGCGCCTCAACGTCGCGATCACGATCATCACCGGGGATTCCGCGGTGGTGGCGGAGGCCGTGGGGCGCGAGGCCGGACTGGTCGCCGCCGCCGACGAGGTGGTGGAGGCCGCGGCGTTCCTGGCGCTCCCCGCGCCGGCCTTGCAGGAGCGCATCGGCAAGGTGCGCGTCTTCGCGCGCACCACGCCCGAGCAGAAGCTGGCGCTCATCCAGCTGCTCAGGCAGCAGTACACCGTCGGGTACCTGGGCGAGGGGATCAACGATGCGCCGGCGCTGAAGGCGGCGCACGTGTCCATGGTCGTGCAGTCCGCCGCCGACGTGGCGCGCGAGACCGCCGACATCGTCCTCCTGCAGAGTGACCTGCGCGTCATCGTCGACGGCATCCGCCTGGGGCGCGAGACCTTCGCCAACACCCTCAAGTACATCCGCGCGACGCTCGTCTCGAACTTCGGGAACTTCTACGCGGTGGCGATCGGCTCGCTGTTCATCAGCTTCCTCCCGATGCTCCCCAAGCAGCTCCTGTTGCTGAACCTCTTCTCCGACTTCCCGATGATGGCGATCGCCTTCGACCGCGTCTCGTCGCGGGAGGTCGCGAGCCCCCAGCGCTACGACTTCCGCTCGTTGTACGTCACCTTCATCACGCTGGGGCTCGTCAGCACCGCCTTCGATTTCATCTACTTCGCCCTCTTCTATCGCGTCTCGCCACAGGCGCTGCAGACGAACTGGTTCATCGGGAGCGTGCTGACCGAGCTGCTGCTGGTCTTCTCCATTCGCTCCTTCCTGCCGATCACCAGGGCGGGGTGGCCGGCGCCGATCCTCCTCTTCCTCTCGGGTGTGGCGTTCGTGCTCACGCTGGCCCTCCCGTTGATCCCCTGGAGCGCGGCCTTCTTCGAGTTCCAGCGCCCCGCCACGGGGGACCTCGCGATCGTCATCGGGCTCGCGCTGGCGTACCTGGGCGTCACGGAACTCGTCAAGCGTCCGCTGGCCCGCTACCTCGGGACGGCCTGGCCCGTCGTGGATGCGCCTGACGAATGA
- a CDS encoding nitrilase: protein MTTSRVALANLRFPRTPGQAVSLATSAVEAAGNAAADVVCFPECFVPGYRGMGKLPPPPDRVMLERAWGTIAAAARAANVAVVLGTERFVADGLAITTLVINRDGSTAGWQDKVQLDPTEEGTYVPGTGRNTFQAGALTFGLSICHEGWRYPETVRWAARRGAQLVFIPHFSMAEGDSFRPTTFCDPANSFHEKALQCRAAENTIYVAAVNYASDGAPTTSAVIRPDGTVQAFQPYGEEGLLVADIDRSAATGLLARRYKAMGP from the coding sequence ATGACCACCTCGCGCGTCGCCCTCGCCAACCTCCGCTTCCCACGCACCCCGGGGCAGGCGGTGTCGCTTGCAACGAGCGCCGTCGAGGCGGCAGGAAATGCCGCAGCCGACGTCGTCTGCTTTCCCGAGTGCTTCGTCCCTGGCTATCGCGGCATGGGCAAGCTCCCCCCTCCCCCTGACCGCGTGATGCTCGAACGGGCGTGGGGGACCATCGCGGCGGCTGCGCGCGCCGCCAACGTGGCGGTGGTCCTCGGGACGGAGCGGTTCGTCGCGGATGGTCTCGCGATCACCACCCTGGTCATCAACCGCGATGGCTCCACCGCGGGGTGGCAGGACAAGGTGCAACTCGATCCGACCGAAGAGGGGACGTATGTTCCCGGGACCGGGCGCAACACCTTCCAGGCCGGTGCGTTGACCTTCGGCCTCTCCATCTGCCACGAGGGGTGGCGCTACCCCGAGACGGTGCGCTGGGCAGCCCGGCGCGGGGCGCAGCTGGTCTTCATCCCGCACTTCAGCATGGCGGAGGGCGACAGCTTCCGCCCCACGACGTTCTGCGACCCCGCCAACTCGTTTCACGAGAAGGCGCTCCAGTGCCGTGCGGCGGAAAACACCATTTACGTCGCGGCGGTGAACTACGCGAGCGACGGGGCGCCCACGACGTCGGCCGTCATCCGCCCGGACGGGACGGTGCAGGCGTTCCAGCCGTACGGCGAGGAAGGACTCCTCGTCGCCGACATCGATCGCTCGGCGGCCACGGGACTGCTGGCGCGGCGATACAAGGCGATGGGGCCCTGA